The stretch of DNA ACGTGGACCCGGGTCCAGGTCACGACCCCCATCCCCAGGGACCGGCCCGGGGTCGCCCGAGTCTCCGGGTTCGAGGGTCACCCCAACATTGTGAGACGCGCTCCTCCTCCCGACCCGGGAGGAGCTCGCGGGGACTTTACGCGGTTTCATTTTCAgtttgggtttaatccctgcggGTGGTCGGGGCGGGTCAGGGTCTCACACCGTCCAGTGGATGTACGGCTGCAACGTGGGGCCGGACGGGCGCCTCCTCCGCGGGTATGACCAGTTCGCCTACGACGGCCGAGATTACATCGCCCTGAACGAGGACCTGCGCTCCTGGACCGCGGCGGACATGGCGGCTCACATCACCAAGCGCAAGTGGGAGGCTGCAGGCGTTAAGGAGGAACACAGGAACTACCTGGAGGGCGGGTGCGTGAAGTGGCTGCGAAGATACCTGGAGAACGGGAAGGACACGCTGCTGCGCGCAGGTACGAGGGCGCGGGGCCTCCCTGATCTTCCCTCGGGCTGGAGCTGGCTTCCCACGAGGAGAGGAAATTGGGGTCCCTGTGGGAACAGCACCCCAACTTCTTGTCAAGAGAGGGAGGAATCCGCCCTAGTTTTCATATTCTGTACATGGTGACTTGCCAGTGGCCCCATTTCTCAAAAGGACAATTAAGGAATCCAGTGTCTTTGGGGAAGAAGCAGGAAACCATCCCTGAAATAACTGGTCAGCGCTGCCCTTTGACCCTGGCCGCCATCTTGTGAACCTTGACTCTCTCTCAAGGCCTGTTCTCACCCTGAGAGCATCTTAGGAGGCTTGAGTCCAGCGTTTCTGAGTCACTCAGCCTCCACTCAAGTCAGGAACAATACAGAAAAAGCTCTGTATTCTTTTTACATGCAGCCTCTTACCTTGGCTCTCACCCTGTCTCCAGAACTTTCCAAGGACTAGGCGATGTTCTCAGACCCTGGAGTCCAGGCTGATGCCTGGTGTTTGTGCTTCTTTTCAAGCCCACTATCTTGTTTATTCTCGGGATGGTCACCTGATGCTGCTTCAGTGGCCCATGGAGGTAACACAAAGTGTGAGTTTCCTGATTCTTCTTCCTCAGACCCTCCGAAGGCACACGTGGACCATCACCCCATCTCTGACCGTGAGGTCACCTTGaggtgctgggccctgggcttcTATCCTGAGGAGATCTCACTGACCTGGCAGCGTGATGGGGAGGACCAGACCCAGGACATGGAGCTTGTGGAGACCAGGCCTTCAGGGGATGGAACCTTCCAGAAGTGGGTGGCCCTGGTGGTGCCTTTTGGAGAGGAGCAGAGATACACGTGCCATGTGCAGCACGAGGGGCTTCCGGAGCCCCTTTCCTTGAGATGGAGTAAGGAGGGGCATGGGGTGGAGCTTCTTCTCAGATAAAGCAGATATCTTGAGAACTTCTACAAGGTCAGGACTCAAGCCTGAGGTCAGGGCCCCTTCATTTTCCTCCACAAAATCTCCTGAGCCCTCCATCCCCATCATGGGCATCATTACTAACCTGGATCTCCTTCTGGTCAGTGGAGCTGTGGTGGGTGGAGCTGCGATGTGGAGGAAAAAGCGCTCAGgtagggaaaggagggagggatctgagttttcttgtctttcttgGGGTTTCAAGCCCAGGTAGAAATTTTCCTGCCTCATTACTGAAAAGTACTCTCCACACACTTGTGGAATCGAGCTGATGCTAACACTGACCCTGACCCTTTTGTCAAGTACCTGTGAAAGACAGAATTTTCACTTTCGTAATTCCAGTTGGAGATTAGATGTTTCTCAGGACTTGAAGGTCAGAGGGGAAGGTCCTCACTGACTACAGGTCCCCAGGAGGACAGTTAGTCCAGTCCTCcctcatttccttctttcatgTTCCTGATTTTGTCCTGGATTTTTGGTCACAGTTCAAGAAAGTTTTCTGGGGTCCAGGACTAGGGGGTTCCCCTAGGATCTCATGACTCAGTTGTCTCCCTGGCCTCTCACATGATGTTTTCTTCTCACAGATGAAAAAGGAGGGAGCTCCACTCAGGTTACAAGTAAGTATGGAGGGAGTGTGATTCCAGAGACACCTTGTGAGGGTGCAGACGGGAGGCCATCGGGGGTTCACCCTCATCAAAGTTCATTCTCTAGTTTCTCTCCTGTGGATTCTGACCATGTCCTGGTTTTGCTCTCCCCCAGGCAGTGACAGTCCCCTGGTCTCTGATGTGTCTCTTGTGGGTCCTTTTGGTGAGATCCTGGAGCGTCTAGTTGGGAGACGAGTTGGGGCAGAGGGGACACACTGGGTGGTGGGGATCTTTGAGTGCGACATGTGAGCATGTTGGTGGGGGGCTGTTGAGAATGTCAGCCCTTAcatgactgacctgaactggttCCTGATTCTTTTCTCTCACAGTGTGAGACAGCTGCCTTGTGAGGACTGAATGATGCTCGGTCCCACTTTGTGACGTCAGATCCCCAGACTCCTCTTTTTGCAGCTGCATCTGAATGTGTCTGTGCTCCTATTAGCATAAcctgagggggtggggagactgcccacccctgcccactGCCCTGACTCCCCACCCTGACCTGTGTTCTCCTCCCTCATCTACTGTCCTATTCTagcagaggcagggctgggtgggACTCTATCCCTGTCTTAACTTTACGTTACACTGAGTAATGATGCCGTATTTCcttgttgaaaataaaatttatatatatatgaattttttaaattggtgtCACAAGGGGTTGATGGGATGATAAAGGAGAGGATCCCTAAAGTttgagagaggaaataaatggaAACTCTGAGAACCTTCCAGAATATGTGTGTGCTATATTCAGTCTGTTGCAGGTGAGGCAAGAGGAAGCTGTGAGGAGCCAAGTAAAGTACCCAGTCAGTGTTCAGTGCGTTGTGGTTTTGACATGGTCACTCCCAGGCTGGGTCATCTTCTCTGGTCCTTTGTCCTTGTCTCTTCAGTAAAACATTGTCCCACCAGGACCTGTGATCTCAGAGGAAGTCTCCAGGTCAGTCTTGGTTCAGGCCTTCATCCAGTTCTCAGCCTCCATCTTTTGGGtgtttctttgttgtttcttttcttctttagagaTTTTTGCCTGAGTTTGTGTTTTATTCTCATCTGAGTGTCCCCCATCTCTGACAGCTGGAGGAGTTGTTTTCCTGTCATGGTCCCACAAGGCCCAAGACTGCCCATGAACACAGGAGACTTTGGTGTCCAGAGGTGGATTTTCAGGTTCATCCAGGTCTTGCCCTCCTTCTAGGGTTTGATTGATTGTTTTTTCCTTATTTCCCCCAACCTTCTCAAAGGATCTAGATTCTGGAATTagcaggaaggagggaaagcTTAATTTCTCATATTAGATCCTGTTTGAATTCTGTTCTGCTTGCCTACCCACTCTTCCTGCCCTTAGCGCTAGTAATCCTAGTGCTGGCTCCAATACAAACTCATACATTTATAAAGCAGCATCTAATTTAGCTTTATATTGGGTTGGAAAATAGGACCTATGagtcaattattatttttttccgaaaagaaaaaatataattgtgTGATGTAGTGTGGAGGATGGTTTttgaggggaaggggagagaagcACTTGTGAGGAAAACACAGATGTGAGTGTGAGTTGATactgtgctgctgctgttgttgctcagttgctaagtcgtgtccaactttttgcaaccccatggactgcagcatggcaggcttccctgtccttaaccatctccaAGAGATTGCTCagaattcatgtccactgaatcagtgttgctatctaaacatctcatcctctgttcccttctccttttgccttccatctttcccaggatcagggtcttttccaatgactgagCTCTTTGAATCTgctgaccaaagtattggcgcttcaccttcagcattggtgcttcagtgaatattcagggttgttttcctttagtattgactgttttgatctccttgctgtccaagggactctcaggagtcttctccagcacagttcgaaagcatgaattcttaggcactcactcttctttatggcccaactctgacatccatacatgactactggaaaaaccctaactTTAACTGTACAGACCTTTATCCACAAAgtgatgtatcttttttttaatatgtaggtTTTTAACATGTAGGTTTTAATATGTAGGTTTTaatatctaggtttgtcagagctatccttccaaggagcaggcatcttttaatttcatggctgcagtcaccatctgcaataattttggaaTCCAGGGAAAAAacagtcagttttcactccaatcccccaaaaaaggcaatgccaaagaatgttcagactaccatacaattgtgctcatttcacatgctagcaaagtaatgctcaaaatccttcaagctgggcttcaacagtatgtgaaccgagaattttcagatatataagctggatttagaaaagtcagagaaaccagagatcaaattgtgaacatttgTTGGCTcctggagaaagcaaggaaattccagaaaaacattgacttctgcttcagtgactgcactaaaacctttgactgtgtggatcaaaaccaactgtggaaaattcttaaaaagagatggaaatagcagaccatcttacctgcctcctgagaaacctgaatgcaagtcaagaagcaatagttagagccagacatggaacaatggactggttcaaaattgggaaaggagtaggtcaaggccaTATGTTGTcgccttgtttatttaacttccatgcagagtatatcatgcgaacgaaatgccaggctggatgaagcacaagctggaatcatgattgctgggagaaatatcaataacctcagatatgcagatgacaccaccctaatggcagaaagtgaggaggaactaaagagcttcttgatgaaggtgatagaggagagtgaaaaaaatggcttaaaactcaacaatcaaaaaactaagaccatggcatcttgtcccgttgcttcatggcaaatagatggggaaacaatggaaacagtgacagactttattttttgaactccgaaatcactgcagacagtgactgcagccatgaaattaaaagatgcttgcttgctCCTTTAGTTTTGGACAAAAAGCGACGACaagcctaaacagcatattaaaaagcagagacaacactttgctgacaaagctctgtgtagccaaaactatggtttttccagtagtcatgtatacagatgtgagagttggacaataaagaagactgagtgccgaagaattgatgcttttgaactgtggtgccggaaaagattcttgagagtccattggacagcaaggagatcaaaccagtcaatcctaaaggaaatcaaccctgaatactcatgggaaggactgatgctaaagctgaaactccaataccttggccacccgatgcaaagagtcaactcattggaaaagatcctgatgctggcgaagattgaaggcaggaggagatgggaacaagagagaatgagatggttaaatggcatcactgattcgatggacatgagtttgagcaagctccaggagatgaaggacagggaagcctggcgtgctgcagtccatgggatcacaaaattcagacatgacttctcgactgaacaacaacagcaaagaaaataaaatctgtcactgcttccactttttctgcttctgtttgccatgaagtgatgggaccggatgtcatgatcctccttttctgaatgttgaatttcaagccaactttttcacttttctctttaaccctcatcaggaggctcttttgtacctatttattttctgtcattagagtggtatcatctgcacatctgaggttgttgatatttctcccggcaatcttgatgaatcttgtgattcatccagcccagcattttgtttgatatactctgcatatgatgagttaaataagcaaggtgacagtatacagtcttgtcgtacttctttcccagtgtTTGAACTCTGAAGGGATGTGATCCATAGTTCAAAGTTGGAAAGGAATTCGACAAGGCTGTGTGATCCATGAAGGAGTGATGTACTGTAATTGTCACAAAACAACTTTTATCCTGAGGTCCCATTAATAAAAATactgtgccggggtccagcctcggcaggatccagggggtaccctcaggatgaacggcatcggggagagagggagagagagagagagagagagagagggaaggggggggagagagagagagagagagagggagagagagagagagagagagagggaaggggggggagagagagagagagagagagggagagagagagagagagagagagagggagggagggggggagagagagagagagagagaagacacatgagaccagccttgatagggccaagtctgtgttttactttttgacaaccggttttataccctttcacagaacgttttcaaggtacaagatgcttactcatgattacacagggttagtattacatcattttgttttttaggaaaagcaggatgttttttgctttctaattctataataattcttagcacatgatcttctggccttggggctattaacattttatgcaggtcaggtgaatgtaaacctattttccgtttttatggtgaccttaactgaaaggtaacagtctcatagggaaatagtacagagtagaattatattcttgttaatacaaaaattaatccttctgcaaaagttgtcagttgcatttatctaagaagtttaccccatactgactctgcaactttggtgaggcagcttctgcctagcactcctggctgacaattaacaaccatctcattgttaccacactagggctaagtccttatttctctagatctttaactatattaacaatggtttctataacacaaccttagcacattaaaagcaaaaacacagcaagtaaaCCAGCAAGCAAAtctcaacccaataaccacctatagaataatttttcttatgttttctaataggactcctttgcCCCTTcaaaaggctctatgtctattagggcttttatataatcaggttctttatgctattttatgattaggatattataagcaatcatgcatattagtaccaagggcataaatgcatttggctaacaaactactagcaaaggaatttaaattaaaatactcctttcaccctggataatctcatacaataccaccacctgggaaacttattgattaaagttctaaattgattcttatttgggaagagatcggggaaggtcttcctgcctgtgtcacagaaattagggagtagtccattgaggcaggcatcagaaagacagatatcatctttaaggtgagcacgggggggggggggggggcagcttttcgaaatccctgaaaacctgatctgccttgcctgtcaggctttctcctcgtgaccttgtcatgggtgggatctcgtgagctggccttttcgaaaccctgaaaacctgatccgccttgcccgtcaggttttctccgtcatggccttgttaggggtagggtctcgtgtgttggctcccggcaataCTGTGTCTAGAAATAGGGAGGTGCATTACACTGACCGTTCATTCAGCTGATACCTGTGTGTGCCAGATACATGACACAATATTTTGCATCTTGGAAACATCACTGAAGTTAAAAAATTGCTGACTTTGTGGAGCATGTACTGTGGTGAGAAGAGACAGACTATATGCAATGAACATAGCAAATAAGGAAAGTGTTCTGTTAATTCCCTGAgatttcagatggtaaagaatctgtctgccagtgcaggagacacaggagatgcaatccctgggtcaggaagatcccctggagaaggaaatggcaacccatgccagtattcttgcctggagaatgtgatggacagaagagactggcaggctacagcccatagggtccaaagagtcggacttgactgagtgactaacactttcactttctgttacaAAAGGacacatacaatggaaaagaTGTGTTGGAGATGGCGATctagtatgtgaacagagaagaTGGTTATTTTACTAGGGTGGCCAAGGTGGGCCTCACTTGGACGGTGATGTTGGTGGAAAGATTTGAAGGGCGTGAGGAATTATCACCGAGGATGTCTGAGGAATCTTCTTTCCAGGCAGAGGGTATCTCCAGATAAATGCACCATGGTAGGAACATGTCTGTATGTTCTTGTTAAAATGAGAAGGCCGGTATGGCTGGAGCAGAGATTACTTGAGATGAGGTCAGAGGTACAGCCAGACCTTGTAGGCCTGGAGTATATTGGAAAGATTTTGACTTTTGCTCTGCAGTGAGATGGAAGTTatagttttatttaatatttttattttattggagtatagttgatttataatgtgttagtttcaggtgtacagcaaaatgtttcagttatgcatatacatatattcattcttttttagattcttttctcatataggttatcacagaatattgggtGGAGTTCCccgtactatacagtaggtccttgttgattatctgtcttatatatagtagtatgtgtgTTCATCCCAAGCTTCTGATTTATCCCTCTTCCCTACGTttgccctttggtaaccataagtttgtttttcatatctgtaagtctgttcctgttttataaatgagttcttttgtatcttaaaaaaaaaaaaaaaaaatcaattccagggacttccctggtggtccagtggctaagactccacactcccagtgccaGGGGCCTGGGGTTCCACCCCAGGTCaaggaactagagcccacatgccacaactaaaaagagCCATGTGCTGCATctcagacccagtgcagccaaataaataaataaaaatagatttcacCTATGGTTGATATTATAtggaatttctctttctctgtctgatttacttcacttagaatgataatctttaggtccatgcatgttgctgccaatggcattatttcattcttttttatggctgagtagtattccactgaaCCTCTGCTTTACAAGGAACATTTGACTGCTGGGCTGAGAACAGAACTGGGAGGTGAGGAGTGAGTGAGTTCATGGGTAAGTGGTGGCAACTAGTACAGAGTCCAGGCGGGAGGTGGCCATTGCTTCAACTGGGGTATGGGCTATGGATGTAGTGGGAAGTGATTGTATTCTCTGCATGTTCTAAAGATGGACTTTGCAGCATTTCCTAAAGGATTAAATCTGGGGTATGAGAAAGAGGAGTCAAGGGGACATGCTCAATTTTGGACTATGTAAGTAAAAAGATGGAATTCTCTCATCAGAGATGGGGAAGACCAAGAAGCATATTtttggagggaggggacattATGGGCATTTGGCTTAagagatgttgaagctgagattTTATTAGAAATACAAGCCAGGTAGTTGGATTGGCAGTTTGACAAATGAGTCTGGAGTTTAAGAGAAACGTCTGAGCTGGAGAAATAGATTTGGgtggctgatgttgaagctgaaagtccaatattttggccacctgatgcaaagagctacctcatttgaaaggaccctgatgttgggaaagattgaaggcaggaggagaaggggatgacagaggatgagttggttgtatggcatcaccaactcaatgcacatgggtttgggtaaactctgggagttggtaatgaacagggaggcctggcatgctgcagttcatggggtcgcaaagagtcagacatgactgagtgactgaacagaactgaactgaaccacataaTGATACTTAAAGCCTTGAGAACTGAGGTCACCAAGAGAGGGAGTGATGGCTGTAGAAATGGAAGGACTCCCCACCCAGCACTATGCAATTGGGTGAGATCACACACCTAAGCAGACTGCATGGTTCTGACACTGCATGTATAAGACACACAGACCCAGGAGTCCTGATCTTGCTCTGTATAGGAACCCCCTggacatctttctttttttctttctttcttttttcttttttaagattcagaAAGTCTGGAGTAGGACATAGAGATTCTGGGTTTTAACAAGGTTGGTGCTGTTTCTGCTGGTCTTCAGATCACACTTTTAATAGCAAGAACGTACATAGACCAGGATTCCTACATGGTTGAAGAAGTTCTGCCTTGGCCTTGTCCTAATACTCTGAGAAGGTGGTTCTGGGAAGAGGCTGAGCATTTTGTAAGAAGCCCCACACCAATACTGGTGCTCAGCCAGTTTGGGAACCACCAAGGTCCGTGACAGAGAGTGCCCAGAGAGGGgtcttatccacatttaaaagtgttttttttccttccgaAGGAAAAGGGAGTAACTCTATTGTCAGTTGTGAGATGTGATGTTGAGAAATATTGTAGTTGTCTCTACCATGGGGCTTAGTCAGGTTGAAGATTTAGACAGTGGTTCAAAGTTCAATGTAATGAAATCCTTGCTGTCTGAAATTACTCTCCAACTTGAGGTCTCACTTACTGTTGGCGAAGACACTGGGATCCAAAGTTGTTCTCATTTAGGCATAAactactatatatgtgtgtatatatgacatAGGGGCTTATAGTATTTGGGGTAAGGGCACAGAGTCAGGCTTGAGGCTCCACAGGAACAGGATCCACAGTGTCCACCCCAGGTCAGGTCCCACAAAGGAACATTTGCCCCTGTGGGGGCACAGCCATCGCTGCTCACACAGTGAGCCCCTCGTGCTGGATGTGGACCCCGCGCTGAGGACGGCTATCACTGCGGCTCCTGACAACTGGTGGTGGTGTGACTCCCACTCTCGACACCCTTGTCAGATACATTCTGCACCATTGCAGCCTCTCTGTGTCACCTCGTCCTGAGTAGAGTCTGACATGTGGTCACCTGAGTGGTGGGGTCTCAGCTTCATACTGTGTCCTCTGGCAAGAATGTTTGGGGAAGAGGGTTTTCCTCTTTTATGGAAGAAGGTGGTCTCTGCCTCCTACCAAGACTCTTCCAGTGTGGAATTCTCCTAATCTAGGAATGTTCCTAATCAGATGTGGAATTGGGgaggaatagaaaaagaatgTCAAATTTCAATTGTTAGAGCAAAGATCTGGGACTGGATCTGGACATGGTATGTTGTAGGCAGTTGGCTGAAAGAACAAGTGGCTAATAAATGACATCCAAGGTAGAGATTTGCTTGATTACtcaagtttttctcttttgtttcgtTTCCTAGAGTATGGTTGATTTGCAATACTGTTTTACTGTCTGCTGTACAgaacagtgaatcagttatgtgtatccactcttttttagagtGTTTGATTATTCGTACTCTGAATTTCTTTGTGGGATGATGAAATTTTTCCTTCACCCAGCCCATGCTTAGACACCAACTGGTTgtcctatgttgttgttgttgtcgttgctgttgttgttcagttgctcagttgtgtctgactctttgccacccatggactgcagcacaccaggcttccctgtccatcaccaactcccagaacttgttcagactcatgtccatcaagtcggtgatgccctccaaccatctcgtcctctcttatccccttctcctcttgctctcaatcttttccatcattaggatcttttccaatgagtcagctcttcgcatcagatggccaaagtattggagcttcagcttcagcatcagtacttccaatgactATACAGAGTTGGtgtcctttagcattgactggtttgatctccttgctgtctaaaagactctcaagagtcttcctcagcaccacagtttgaaaacatcaattctttggccctcagtccTGTtgatagttcaactctcacatccatacatgattaccaGAAAAAccaagctttgactatatgaactttgtcagcaaagtgatgtctctgttttttaatttctgtcctttattgtgcccatctttgcatgaaatgttcccttggcatctccaaTTTTTATAATTCAGCTCAATTCTGACACAATCTACCTGGAATTACACCAGACCTCACAGGTTTAAGGGCTTATTCCCACAGACTGCCTTTACTTCACAGGCAAGTTGCAAGCATCGAGTTCCCGTGTTACCTGCACTTCTATCTGACTTGACTACAAAACTAGGGGTTTGCTCAAGTCTGATAATTTGGTGGAACAAGTCAAGGAACTCAGGGAAATGCTGTGCTTACTATTACAGTCTATAATAAATGATACAAGTGAGCAACCTGATAAAGAGGTACAGGTCGAGGTCTGGAGGGTCCTGAGGGCAGGAGCCTGTCACCATGGAGTTGAAAAGTGCCACTCTCCCAGCACATGGACGTGTTGACCAATCCAGAAGCTCTCTGAATTCCATCATTTTAGGGTTTTTCATGAACGTTTCATGATGTAGGCATGATTGATTTAGTTCCTCagttcacaggattctccaggcaaaaatactggagtggattgacatgctctcctccaggggatctaaccccccagagatcaaacccttgtctcctgcattacaggcgatTTTTTAACCGCTGAGCCCCGGGGGGCGGGGTCCCCTTTCCCTGGTTGTACAGTGGTTAACTCTCTGAGCTTCCAAGGCAGGGAGcgcagttccatccctggcctgggaaataagatcccacatgctaggcAGCAaggctgaaaaaacaaaaacaaaaccatgttAGCCATCTACTTAAGTATTCAGAGGGAGATCAAATgggataaaattttaataagtgaCAGAAGTacataaagaataaatttaagttagaaattaaaatatattttaaattttatttccactgtAGATTTTTCCACCGCTTTTTGTCTTCTCTCTACTTTTCTTCAacccttctcctccctgccctgcaTTTCCCAGTCTTAACTTTACACC from Muntiacus reevesi chromosome 20, mMunRee1.1, whole genome shotgun sequence encodes:
- the LOC136151899 gene encoding BOLA class I histocompatibility antigen, alpha chain BL3-6-like isoform X1, with amino-acid sequence MLAMVPRTLLLLLSGALVLTETRAGSHSLRYFLTGVSRPGLGEPRFIIVGYVDDTQFVQFDSDARNPRMEPRARWVEQEGPNYWDQETMRAKNTAQTFRANLNTLRGYYNQSEAGSHTVQWMYGCNVGPDGRLLRGYDQFAYDGRDYIALNEDLRSWTAADMAAHITKRKWEAAGVKEEHRNYLEGGCVKWLRRYLENGKDTLLRADPPKAHVDHHPISDREVTLRCWALGFYPEEISLTWQRDGEDQTQDMELVETRPSGDGTFQKWVALVVPFGEEQRYTCHVQHEGLPEPLSLRWNEKGGSSTQVTSSDSPLVSDVSLVGPFV
- the LOC136151899 gene encoding BOLA class I histocompatibility antigen, alpha chain BL3-6-like isoform X2; its protein translation is MLAMVPRTLLLLLSGALVLTETRAGSHSLRYFLTGVSRPGLGEPRFIIVGYVDDTQFVQFDSDARNPRMEPRARWVEQEGPNYWDQETMRAKNTAQTFRANLNTLRGYYNQSEAGSHTVQWMYGCNVGPDGRLLRGYDQFAYDGRDYIALNEDLRSWTAADMAAHITKRKWEAAGVKEEHRNYLEGGCVKWLRRYLENGKDTLLRADPPKAHVDHHPISDREVTLRCWALGFYPEEISLTWQRDGEDQTQDMELVETRPSGDGTFQKWVALVVPFGEEQRYTCHVQHEGLPEPLSLRWSKEGAPSFSSTKSPEPSIPIMGIITNLDLLLVSGAVVGGAAMWRKKRSGRERREGSEFSCLSWGFKPR